A genomic region of Cryptococcus gattii WM276 chromosome F, complete sequence contains the following coding sequences:
- a CDS encoding Antiphagocytic protein, putative (Similar to TIGR gene model, INSD accession AAW44099.1) yields the protein MMSSAPSELCFDCANCVEMLPKGTKKSATRPEILERLTRIEDRIEVQTTLLRGMATNRDYEKKIYTDDDDELVESEVPVCNITREMAALKTYKPQPKVTNHKVIIEAALGRLDHVNGDNSIRWAQSVILGLQAAETLQNDRQMMELARVIGCLEACELRWAGDWRAGVASITLKELRTLLI from the exons ATGATGTCCTCTGCTCCATCTGAACTTTGCTTTGACTGTGCCAACTGTGTTGAAATGCTTCCCAAGGGTACGAAGAAGTCGGCCACC AGGCCAGAGATCTTAGAAAGGCTAACCAGAATCGAAGATCGTATTGAAGTCCAAACCACGTTACTCAGGGGTATGGCCACAAACAGGGATTACGAAAAGAAGATATATACTGATGACGACGACGAGTTG GTGGAATCCGAGGTACCGGTTTGCAACATCACTCGTGAGATGGCCGCTCTGAAAACGTACAAACCACAGCCCAAAGTCACGAACCATAAGGTCATCATTGAGGCCGCTCTAGGTCGACTTGACCATGTGAACGGAGACAACAGCATTAGATGGGCTCAGTCTGTTATACTTGGCTTGCAGGCAGCCGAAACACTGCAAAATGATAGACAAATGATGGAGCTCGCAAGGGTCATAGGGTGTCTAGAAGCCTGTGAACTTCGTTGGGCGGGGGACTGGCGTGCTGGTGTGGCATCCATCACATTGAAGGAGTTGCGAACATTGCTGATTTGA
- a CDS encoding Allergen, putative (Similar to TIGR gene model, INSD accession AAW44097.1), whose product MSSVTQGVKEFFSKSGKPETTEVCTDTAPEVVQEHIRPQEHVETAEAVDRERHVHHLQHRIQPVEDHQTLNTKHVNATEPVITREHKEEMRPEHQEALAKQKNLAHDTRSTGAVEKSGEHVGTALNEHQHHHIHETIQPVVQRETVEPTVVHQTKAIHEKVEDAPVVHEVTTLPTISAEKYSQNKSSLEGEGAHCSTFEGAPQVAGQSANVSANNGTADGVSNGHHHSNKSQAI is encoded by the exons ATGTCCAGCGTTACCCAAGGTGTCAAGGAATTCTTCTCTAAGTCTGGCAAGCCCGAGACCACTGAA GTCTGCACGGACACTGCGCCCGAAGTCGTCCAGGAGCATATCAGGCCTCAAGAACATGTTGAGACCGCTGAAGCGGTCGACCGTGAGCGACATGTCCACCACCTTCAA CACCGAATCCAACCCGTTGAGGACCACCAAACCCTCAACACCAAGCATGTCAACGCCACCGAGCCTGTGATCACTAGAGAACACAAGGAGGAGATGCGACCTGAACACCAGGAGGCTCTTGCCAAGCAGAAGAACTTGGCTCACGACACCCGATCCACTGGTGCCGTCGAGAAGAGCGGAGAGCATGTCGGTACTGCTCTTAATGAGCACCAGCACCACCACATCCACGAGACAA TCCAACCCGTTGTTCAACGCGAGACTGTCGAACCCACCGTTGTCCACCAGACCAAGGCCATCCACGAGAAGGTTGAGGATGCCCCAGTTGTCCACGAGGTCACTACCCTCCCCACCATCTCTGCCGAGAAGTACTCTCAAAACAAATCCTCTCTCGAGGGCGAGGGTGCCCACTGCTCTACTT TTGAGGGCGCTCCTCAAGTTGCTGGCCAGTCTGCCAACGTATCTGCTAACAACGGTACCGCTGACGGCGTTTCTAATGGTCACCATCATTCCAACAAGAGCCAGGCTATCTAA
- a CDS encoding Hypothetical protein (Similar to TIGR gene model, INSD accession AAW44095.1; CNF04410), whose translation MDRKTPGQMLQSREDGGAPGGDHQIDSSDLHSPRVASKEAQRLNGASEKSLNQTLQPVENGGNLKSLTTDGSLQRAENTQKISKLPSPSERSENIFHLNGGEANQDLSYLADLVSTGETTPGSTPGVAVPVAGEAWVQSNDRSLATGGGINDKFSALPINSRQPQSHPEYDFPRAPSAAGSSTETSTYATAFSTPAADTVSLAPSDTTARAVEGGSLERGAAPTGVDAASNTTIAGPTAGGLARDMTSMAQTSFPAAATSAIPTDNVIAPEREQQREGNSLEVLEKHRAELNDKIKAGLSARNKERQPLTEEGYEVFEKAGMKDLVGKADTIETNTKWLEPVVKEHIRPQVHTEYTTNIDREIHIYHDPRILPVEDPNPTTQPAKHRIFSVVDNKWHEVDEATAREVLGDDVFENGPKEVREKRYSLLPGLGEMKKEDQDKWRLVNGQWVEITGDREPSESRPGGEQEDDNGFLWGKGNGKVWEREYTLGETASDWKEIAKEKLGLGHKRIENTKEVQTDQAPRSASQSVGVAL comes from the exons ATGGACAGAAAGACACCAGGTCAGATGCTTCAGTCTCGAGAAGACGGAGGTGCTCCTGGAGGAGATCATCAGATTGATTCTTCCGATCTTCATTCACCTAGAGTGGCGTCCAAGGAGGCTCAACGACTTAACGGTGCCTCGGAAAAGTCCTTGAATCAGACTTTGCAGCCAGTAGAGAATGGAGGCAATTTGAAAAGTCTCACGACAGACGGAAGCCTTCAAAGAGCCGAGAATACGCAAAAGATCAGCAAGCTCCCCTCCCCGTCCGAAAGATCAGAGAACATTTTCCACTTGAATGGAGGCGAGGCAAACCAGG ACCTCAGCTATCTTGCAGACTTAGTCAGCACTGGGGAGACAACTCCTGGTTCTACCCCAGGTGTCGCCGTGCCTGTTGCGGGGGAAGCTTGGGTCCAATCTAACGACCGATCACTAGCCACAGGAGGTGGTATCAACGACAAGTTTTCCGCTCTCCCTATCAATTCTCGACAACCACAATCTCATCCAGAGTACGATTTTCCTCGAGCCCCTTCAGCTGCTGGATCTTCTACCGAAACTTCGACGTATGCTACTGCATTTTCGACGCCTGCAGCTGATACGGTCTCACTAGCCCCTAGTGATACTACTGCGCGAGCTGTGGAGGGTGGGTCTCTTGAGAGAGGTGCTGCACCTACTGGAGTAGATGCGGCCTCAAATACTACCATTGCAGGTCCCACAGCCGGTGGTCTTGCTAGGGACATGACTTCCATGGCTCAAACTTCCTTCCCAGCCGCTGCAACCTCCGCAATTCCGACCGACAATGTAATTGCACCGGAAAGAGAACAACAGAGGGAAGGGAATAGTCTCGAGGTCCTGGAGAAGCACCGCGCTGAATTGAATGATAAGATTAAAGCAGGACTTTCCGCAAGGAACAAAGAGCGCCAACCTCTGACAGAGGAGGGTTACGAGGTGTTTGAAAAGGCTGGAATGAAGGATCTTGTGGGTAAGGCAGACACGATTGAAACGAATACGAAATGGTTAGAGCCTGTCGTCAAA GAGCATATCCGGCCTCAAGTGCATACAGAGTATACCACTAACATAGATCGAGAGATCCACATTTACCATGA CCCTAGAATTCTCCCTGTCGAAGATCCCAATCCCACTACTCAGCCCGCCAAACACCGTATATTCTCCGTCGTGGATAATAAATGGCACGAAGTCGACGAGGCCACAGCCCGCGAAGTCTTAGGTGACGATGTCTTTGAAAACGGGCCAAAAGAAGTCAGAGAGAAACGATATTCGCTCTTACCTGGTTTGGGagaaatgaagaaggaggatcAAGATAAATGGAGGCTTGTCAACGGCCAATGGGTCGAGATTACTGGTGACAGAGAGCCTTCTGAGAGTCGACCGGGAGGCGAGCAAGAAGATGATAATGGATTCCTGTGGGGTAAAGGAAATGGAAAGGTTTGGGAAAGAGAGTATACCTTGGGAGAGACCGCGAGCGATTGGAAAGAAATTGCAAAGGAGAAGCTGGGTTTAGGACATAAGAGGATTGAAAATACGAAGGAAGTCCAGACTGACCAGGCGCCCAGAAGCGCGAGCCAGTCAGTTGGTGTAGCTTTGTAA
- a CDS encoding Hypothetical Protein (Similar to TIGR gene model, INSD accession AAW44093.1): MSSQPNPTSNFPAIIWHPSFNPSQGLNGVAVDSNQVFRPWLSSPQVPSIDSEKLSNFSLGGQSHPQSQPGPQSRPTQSTSQAASTSAQQAPQPQAYIAYPELTCLHCLGANPPGKLGYVVSYVPADASGKPLRSNEGGQQMERRDTQDDDLPDGTRSPSAFQAAEIVGDKKYVPDGAEDDLVGDMVE, encoded by the exons ATGTCATCGCAACCTAACCCTACTTCCAACTTTCCCGCCATTATTTGGCATCCCTCGTTCAACCCCTCTCAAGGGCTCAACGGTGTTGCCGTTGACTCTAATCAGGTTTTCAGGCCATGGCTGTCTTCGCCCCAAGTCCCAAGTATTGA CTCTGAGAAATTGTCCAACTTTTCCCTTGGTGGCCAATCACATCCTCAATCACAACCCGGGCCCCAGTCCCGACCAACGCAATCCACATCCCAAGCAGCATCTACATCCGCCCAGCAGGCTCCCCAGCCCCAGGCGTATATCGCATACCCCGAACTTACCTGCCTCCATTGCCTCGGCGCGAACCCCCCTGGCAAACTCGGTTATGTAGTCAGCTACGTTCCCGCTGATGCTTCTGGCAAGCCTCTTAGAAGTAACGAAGGTGGGCAACagatggagaggagagaTACACAAGACGACGATCTTCCGGATGGAACTCGATCACCGAGTGCATTCCAAGCGGCTGAGATTGTGGGGGACAAGAAGTACGTGCCCGATGGGGCAGAGGATGATTTGGTTGGTGATATGGTGGAATAA